The Elusimicrobiota bacterium DNA window GGTCCCCGAGAACAGGCCCTTGCCCCACATCCCCCCCGAGCCGAGCGCGATCTGGGATTGGATGACGTTGTACGACGCCCCCTGCACGTCGCTCTGCGGGGCGATCCACGAGACGAAGCGGTTGCGCTGATAGCCCTTGAGCTGCCGGTGCACGACGATGCCCGAGAGCAGGGCCGCCGAGAGCAGGATCGGGATCGCCGCGAAGGCCGCGGGCCTGACCTGCACGCGCATCCAGCTCGCCACGCGCCAGGCCAGGAAGCCGATCGCGCAGAATATCCCGATCGCGGCCAAAGTCGCCCAGCCCATGCGCGAGGTGGCCAGGATCATGCCCGGCAAGGTCGTCGCCGAGGCGAGCGGATAGCGCACCTGGCAGATCGTGTAGATCAGCGGCACCGAGATCGCGACGCCGCCGAAGCCGAAGATCGCGCCGAGCTGGAACATGTCCGCCCCGGCGGCGAACATCATGCCGAAGATCGCGGGCACGAAGGTCAGGGTCGTCGAGAAGTCGGGCTGCTTGAGCACGAGGGCCATCACGGGCCCGCAGAGGGCCAGGCCAAGCAGGATCGTCGAGAGGTCTCCGATCTTGCGCGCCCGCCGGTCCAGGAAGTCGGCGAGGGCCAGGATGACCAAGGTCCGCGCCATCTCCGCGGGCTGGAAGCTGAAGCCGAACAGGTGGATCCAGGAGCGCTGGCCGCGCGAGATCCTGCCCAGGATCAAGGTCGCCGCGACGATGACGATTGCCAGCGCGTAGACGAACTTGCTTTGGTCCTGGAACACCTGGTAGTTGAACGCGAGCGTGAGCGTGAACAAGGTGATGCCGAGGGTCAGCGCGATGAAGTGCTTCTGCAGGATCGAGGAGTAGAAGCTCGTCGTGCTGGCGGCCGACAGCATCGCCAGCGTGCCGGCGATGATGAGCCCCGCCACGGCCGCGATGTAGGTCCAATCGACGCGGCCGGACAGGCCGGACTGCACGCGCACGGCGCGGGCCATCGTCATCAGCGCGTCCTCCCGGGCACGGGAAGAGGCATCGGCACGGGCGCCGGCACCGGGGCCGCGGCCGGGGCGGCGCGGCGCGGCGCGGACGGGTCCTCGATCCCGAAGTGGGCCAGGATCATCCTGCGCGCCACGGGCGCGGCCGTCGAGCCGCCGTGACCTCCGTTCTCGACGAGGACGGCGACCGCGATCGAGGCGGGCTCGCCGGGCTTGGCCGCGTAGGCGACGAACCAGGCGTGGTCCTCGCCGTGAGGGTTCTGCGCGGTGCCCGTCTTGCCGGCCACGACCAGGCCGGGGACGCGCGCCCCGCCGCCGGTCCCGGAGGAGACGACCACCTCCATGGCGCGCTGGACCTCGTCCCAGGCCTCTTTCCTGGCCGGGACGACGCGGCGAAGCTCGGGGTTCTTCAGCGAATCGGGACGGCCGTCGGCGTACACGATCTTCTGGATGTAGCGCGGGCGCCACACGCTGCCGCGGCTGGCCAGGGCCGCGGTGGCGATCGCCATCTGCAGCGGCGTGACCGTCAGCTCGCCCTGCCCGATGGCGAGATTGAGCGTGTCGCCGTCGTACCAGCTCTTCCCCGCCTTCTTGCGCGTCTCCGGCCCGAACAGATGGCCGCCCTTCTCGAACTTGAGCGGGATGCTGGTGATCTGGCCCAGGCCGAAGTCGCGGGCGAAGCGCTCGATGGCCGCGCCGCCGACCTTGAGGCCGGTCGTGTAGAAATAGACGTCGCAGGAGAGTGCCAGGCCCATGAGCCAGGACACGCGCTTGTGGCCCTTATGCTCCCAGCACAGGAAGGTGCGCCCGCCGATCGCGAAATGCCCGGGGCAGAACACCGAGTCGTCGGGCTTGACCCGCCCCTCGCTGAGCGCCGCGAGCCCCACGATCGGCTTGAACGTCGAGCCCGGGGGATAGGCGCCGGAGATCGCGTTGTTGAACTCGCTCAGGCCCGCGACGGTGCTCTGGACCTCGCCGGGGTCGGTGGAGAGGAAGGCGTTGGGGTCGAAATCCGGCTGGGAGCTCATCGCGAGCAGGTCGCCGTTGCGCGGGTCGATGGCGACCGCGCCGCCGCGGCCCGTCGAGGTCGCGCGCAGGCCCTCGTCCGCCGCGCGCTGGACCGCCGCGTCGATCGTCAGGTGGACGTTGCTGCCCGCCTCGAACGGGAGCTTGTCGATGACGCGCTTGAGGCGCCCCTGCGCGTCGACCTCCATGCGCAGGCCGCCGTCGCGGCCGCGCAGCTCGTCCTCGAAGATGTTCTCGAGGCCCAGGCGCCCGGTGCGCGAGTCCACGCGATAGCCCATCGGCTTGCGCTTGCGCCATTCGGCTTGGTTCATCTTGCCCATGTAGCCGAGCAGGTGGCTGGCGAAGCGCCCGAACGGATAATAGCGCCGCGCCTCGACGATGAGGACGACGCCGGGATAGATGGTCTTCAGCTCGGACAGCCGGAACATCGTCTGCGTGGGAAGGTTCTCGGCGAGGCGCACGGCGCTTTCCTCGCGCACCGCCTGCTCGAGGTCCTCGAGAAGCTTCTCGGGGTCCCGGTCGAGCTGGCGCGCGAGCTCCTGCGCGAGCGGCTTGAGGTCCTGATGCCGCTGATCCTTGCCGGGAGG harbors:
- the rodA gene encoding rod shape-determining protein RodA; translated protein: MTMARAVRVQSGLSGRVDWTYIAAVAGLIIAGTLAMLSAASTTSFYSSILQKHFIALTLGITLFTLTLAFNYQVFQDQSKFVYALAIVIVAATLILGRISRGQRSWIHLFGFSFQPAEMARTLVILALADFLDRRARKIGDLSTILLGLALCGPVMALVLKQPDFSTTLTFVPAIFGMMFAAGADMFQLGAIFGFGGVAISVPLIYTICQVRYPLASATTLPGMILATSRMGWATLAAIGIFCAIGFLAWRVASWMRVQVRPAAFAAIPILLSAALLSGIVVHRQLKGYQRNRFVSWIAPQSDVQGASYNVIQSQIALGSGGMWGKGLFSGTQSQLGFLPERHTDFVFANVGEEMGFWGTSLILGLYMILLWRIVAAARQARDRYGYLVCAGLASTIAFQLVLNVGMCVGLMPVAGVPLPLVSYGGSSLLVTLWTLGIVANIYARRYALL
- the mrdA gene encoding penicillin-binding protein 2, yielding MSRGGAVPQERLEILWYCIAAAGLVLGLRLAQMQLVQAAEWRLAAERNRSQMIHQNAPRGRIYDRNGVPVATNAPAFSLIYLPPGKDQRHQDLKPLAQELARQLDRDPEKLLEDLEQAVREESAVRLAENLPTQTMFRLSELKTIYPGVVLIVEARRYYPFGRFASHLLGYMGKMNQAEWRKRKPMGYRVDSRTGRLGLENIFEDELRGRDGGLRMEVDAQGRLKRVIDKLPFEAGSNVHLTIDAAVQRAADEGLRATSTGRGGAVAIDPRNGDLLAMSSQPDFDPNAFLSTDPGEVQSTVAGLSEFNNAISGAYPPGSTFKPIVGLAALSEGRVKPDDSVFCPGHFAIGGRTFLCWEHKGHKRVSWLMGLALSCDVYFYTTGLKVGGAAIERFARDFGLGQITSIPLKFEKGGHLFGPETRKKAGKSWYDGDTLNLAIGQGELTVTPLQMAIATAALASRGSVWRPRYIQKIVYADGRPDSLKNPELRRVVPARKEAWDEVQRAMEVVVSSGTGGGARVPGLVVAGKTGTAQNPHGEDHAWFVAYAAKPGEPASIAVAVLVENGGHGGSTAAPVARRMILAHFGIEDPSAPRRAAPAAAPVPAPVPMPLPVPGRTR